Genomic segment of Malus domestica chromosome 15, GDT2T_hap1:
acaaaataaatggtaaagtgaatagtactaatattgactttttagtataaaaatataatttttcgttaaaataaacaatacagagagcttttcgttaaagttcataAGATATTATTATTTGTCTTCATGATTGATGAAAGCACGTTTAATCCCTTCATCTGTTCAAGGAAAAGCATTGGAACGAGAACCGCCACCATCACCATTGCCACGGTTTACAATAAAgttttgaaaagaagaaaggtTTTTAATTAATAGATTAAAACTCCTCATGAACCTATATAAGTACTGCCCACAGAGACAAATGATGTTGATTGTTGAAATCTATCCTTTAGTTTAGACATGATGATTTCTCACATCTCTGTAAACCCATTAAATACAAACAAGTCAGTATTtgtaatccaaaaaaaaaagtgatagaTTTACATATATCAGTCTTGTACAATAAAAAGCGCAAAACAAGTGCACTCAATGGTTATATGTTACATCACCGTTCAAGGGTCgttgttctaaaaaaaaaactttatagttgtctaaataTTTAGAAATTGCTagacaaaacaaaaatgaaaataagtAAAATCAAGTAGGTAACCCAATTAATTTAACCAAACAGAGACTATACTAGTGTACCATCTCAAGTGTCAAGTGACTCATACAAGTAATATTCAATAagataaattcattaatttacGTGACAAGTACACATCACTTGTCATGTTATATGATATACCAATATTATTACCATCTGCATCTAGTATTTGGTTATTGTGAATTATAATTGTGATATCGGTGTCTTGCACATTATTATATTTGGTGGAACTCTTTTTACCAAAAGAATTGTGCTCTTTTCACTAAAGAATTGTATGATTGCATTACATATTTGTGTCCATATGGGGGTGGGGTTGGCATCATATATTCTCTCACGGGACCAAGTTAACTTTCTCTTCGTTTTTACTATAAAATTGGATGATTGCTTTTATCGTTTCATGTCCAAGTACATAGGGTGGAGGATGTCAAAGATGAGGAAGTGgattctcatcctatttggtgTAAACAAGTATTAGCAACCGTGGGAAGCATTGAGCCGCCAGTCAGTTCCCAGTGCGTAGAATAAATGTTGTTTCGTCTTATAAGTAGAAGCTACATCCATAATTAATCTTTCTAAGTTACTTGTTCCAAACAGCATATCTGTGGCCGCTGGTTGCCAGTGTCCACTCCCTACTGGCCGGGCACCATGAACCATCCCCAATTTTCATGCAGATTTTCTCCCCTATTATAGCAGAGTAGAGGTTCGGCTGGGCCTCCAGGATCGTAATAGATGATCGGCTGTGAATGTCTTGACGCTTCCTGATGTCAATCTGCAGACAAGTGCCAATGCTAACAAATGAGAAACGTTTGTTCAAAAAGCATCAAGTCCAAAAAGGGAACTGCCTATGGCCGTATACTGCATACCAGTTTCACAATCTGATCATGAATGGAGTCACCCCAATCATAGAAATGATCGTAGAAAACTGTTGGTATTCCTGGGTGCATGAGTATGTATGCGTAACCCTGCGGAAAGCATTGACGTGGAAGTTAGCGAACTTGCACTCCAATTTTTAGGTAGGTAATAAGAATTATTCCCATATTAATTAGAATATAGCAGCTGCCAGCAATAACAACAATGACAAGAATATTATGCATCTGGATTTCCCATCTAAATGCAAAGCATTTGAACTTAATAAACAAGTTTTCGTACCTCCATAATATGATTTGAAGGGAAGGGCCAATGAGCCTGCAAGACAAAATGATTATAATGTGAGTGGATTTCCTACTTTCACTATGGAGCCAAAAGGTCACTTTCTGAAATGATAGGTACCACAGTAACATAAATGAGATACTTTTGTATGCAGTGAAAATGTAGTTTTATACAGAGAAAGTATTAATCAGGGTTGTTTAGGCCCAAACTTGACCTGTTCAGCCCAAAAGATTGTAAGTCTAAGTTCTCACTTCTCAATGATATTTACTTCAGCAGAACAGAATAGCAATCGTACCTGTGTTGAGCCTGTATCATGGTTATCAAGGAATGTGACAGCTCTCGACGGCCACCATCCAATTAAACCTGGTGGCTTCCCTTGGGGGTCACGCAGGCGCCACAATTGTCCTTTAACAGCTTCCTGCAATGAATGCATGGATAAATGTCCaaacaccaaacaagaaaataggAAGGGGCGGTGGCAAccggaagaaaaaggaaagggaaatggtATTCGTTGATGAAGAGATATTTTGATGAGTATGGACGTTATTACAATCTAGAAAAAAGGTGGCCAGTACTACGGATACAGCAGACGGAACAGACTTGGAAGGGGTACTAGTATTCATAGAATCATAGGTGAAGAGAGATTTTGATGAAGATTGCTACATGTTTTCTTTTCTGATATATAATAAAAAGGTTCACCAGTACATGTTTTCTTATATATAAAGGGTTCACCAGGACTCATTATTCGTGATTGCAGACGTCCATTCTTAACAAACTGTTATGTATGTGTGTTAAGGGATGGGCTGCAGTTGGATATGCCAGTTTGTTTGCAAATGGAAGATACCTGAAGAATTCCCTTGGTTGTGAAGTCAAACGCAGTTGATAGCTGTCCAGTGCCATTGATCCAATTTACTATCCGCTGTCTGTGGCTATCTGCATAACATTACCAATCATGATAAAGATCAAACAGTCAGCTCAATGCTAAATCCTCAGTAGAAAGAGATTTGATCACTGAACCCATTTAAGACAGCAAATTACAATACAGGTCAAATGGAAGGGCAAAAAGGAATGCTATCAACAGGGATAAGCTACCCTTTATACGGTAGTATGCAGTGTCAAACTTATTAAGTTCTTCAAGCCCAATACCCTGCACATCTCAAAACCATATAATCCAATACCTTGGTTGTAATCCAGGCCATGATCGTTATAGTTGCAAGAGTCCCAATACTCCCCAACAGAAAAAATTGGTTTTGCTCCTTCAATGTATTCTTTCACATATTTTGCTGAATAACTATTGTAACATTGAAAACACGTAATGGCCAATTAAatcaaagacaaggaaaaaagaGTAAGCAGTGAATAAACCCAGTTACAAACGAAACGAAACTCAATTTTATGCATGTATATGTCTTACCCCCTTGCAAAATCAAATCGGAAATCCTGAAAACCAACATTATTACGTAGCCACTGCAGCCATCCTGTAATATCTTTTCGAACAAAAGGTTGGCTATGATCAATATTCGGAACCCCATGGAAATTGTCACCAGTACTTCGATTACCCTGATATATAAAATACAGAGAAAAACAATGAGCTTAACAGACATTGCATCATGAATCATGCAGAGTCATTCAAGCAGTGACAGATTTCATTACCAGTCCACCGGTACAAGATGTGACAGCACGTTCATCCCATGACAATGAAATTCCATCATAGCGGTTGTACATTCCACCATGCCCTCGGGTAGTCCCAACACGATGATTGATAACAATGTCAGCCATTGCTCTAACTTTATGTTGCTTCATTTTTTGAAGTAAAGATTTTATTAAGTTCTCGGATCCATATTTAGAATTGAGGGAATATATGTCCTGCGGAAGGTAACCTACaataagagaaaaagaaaaaaaacatgatgGTCCAATCATCTATATGCAGAGAGAATAAGAAACCAGCCTAGAAAATTTGTGCATCCAACCTTCTGGTGCAAAGGATTGAGTTGCTGGTGGCAACCATGCTGACGTAAAACCAGATCTTCCTATATCCGGAACTTTTGTTTCTAAATTTCTCCACCAATCATGTTTATGAGACTCCCAATTGAAGGCCTGTAGATATAGTTCAGTCAAACCATATTCTTGATTAAGCTGAGAGCTATAATAGCTTTAATGCAACCAAAACAATTTACCATCATTACAGTattaagtaaataaaaaaaagtttgaaacaTACAGCTGCGACCGTTTTACTTATCCAACAATACAGAACACCGCGGTTTAATCACTTCAACTATATATTTTATGTATAAAATGGCTCCGACAAGTTGTTGTACATATCTTAGTATTATATGGAAACTGTCAAATTTACCTGAAAAAGGATTTCTCTTCCATTGCGCACTGCTGCACCTGCAAATGAATCCGAAAGCATACTTTAGTGTCAAGAAAAGGAAGATACGTAAAATGTTCTCAATGAACCAAGCATTCTAATGTCAGAAAATACCACATTTATATGAACACAAGATAACTAGAGAGCTTAATCTATGCCTATTCAACATGTGCAGTTATAATTCTTAATGTTCGTGATTGAAATTTCCAAATTCACAAGAGAAAGTACGATCTGCCTTTTCATACGGCCTATTTGAATCCCTTATCCCCTTTAATCACAGAGAATTAATGGAAAGCATCACCgggcaaaagcaaaagcatacCAATATCATTCTGCTGCGCGTTTTCTCGTGAATCCTGCATTTTATCAAAATGGAAAATTAGAGAAAAGAAGTCCTCTACTCTTGTGTATGTGTGTGAATGAGTGAGAGAGATTGAGAAGGCGTGTATACATTGCTGCGTAGGTAACCCATTCGACTCAGGATGTAGTTTCCCAACTCGGCACCGGATTGCAAATAAGGCACCAACAGTTAATCCTACATGGATGAACAACATGAGTGCACCAAAACATTGGCCAGATGACCATAAAGCTATAAAATCACAATTGACTAGCACAAAAAATAGAGGAGAAGACATTAAAATCTTGCTGATGATAAACGTTCATCCGTTTCGTCTCATATTTCGCGAGAACAAAGTCATACaggttaaaattaataaaacccaaCACGAATGTAAGCACAAGTGTATTTAATTTGCTCAACTACAAGTCTACAACTAGAAGATGATTCCATGAGCTTGAAATGTGAAAAAATGCAGGGCTTCGGACCTTTTACGCATTCTTAAATTCTTAATAACGAATTTCAAGGGGGAGAAAATTGAGACGTACCGAAGGCTCTACGGCTGGCTGCGATTGCGGTTGTGGGTTTGTGGTTGTGCCGTTGGGCAACATAAATAGCACAAACAAAAAGCTGAAAATTCGAGGGAGACCACCGAATTCGAATCACGCCGACGAACGACACAAGTTGAAAAGGTGAAAAGAGAATATTGAAAGCTGTGCtgtaaaaggaagaaaaaggattCGATTGCGAAACGCGATGGAGGGAAGGGGAGACAAGGATTGGAGGGAATGTTCATACTCCCCGAGGCCGCTCTCATGCCTCATGCTGCAGACTGCAACATGAACCGTAGAAACGATGTACGGATACATTGAAACGTGGCATTTCACTATAGACTTATA
This window contains:
- the LOC103413819 gene encoding probable alpha-amylase 2 — its product is MGYLRSNDSRENAQQNDIGAAVRNGREILFQAFNWESHKHDWWRNLETKVPDIGRSGFTSAWLPPATQSFAPEGYLPQDIYSLNSKYGSENLIKSLLQKMKQHKVRAMADIVINHRVGTTRGHGGMYNRYDGISLSWDERAVTSCTGGLGNRSTGDNFHGVPNIDHSQPFVRKDITGWLQWLRNNVGFQDFRFDFARGYSAKYVKEYIEGAKPIFSVGEYWDSCNYNDHGLDYNQDSHRQRIVNWINGTGQLSTAFDFTTKGILQEAVKGQLWRLRDPQGKPPGLIGWWPSRAVTFLDNHDTGSTQAHWPFPSNHIMEGYAYILMHPGIPTVFYDHFYDWGDSIHDQIVKLIDIRKRQDIHSRSSITILEAQPNLYSAIIGEKICMKIGDGSWCPASREWTLATSGHRYAVWNK